Proteins encoded in a region of the Zunongwangia endophytica genome:
- a CDS encoding DUF6702 family protein produces MKKSGFLAVLIFACLSLSAISHKFYLSVTEIEYKEEQKDLQIISKVFIDDFQNVLEKRYGESISLSVEAEEGHVKELIQKYLKSKLQISVNGKSIPLHYLGKKYDKDQLILFIEGENVEAFNSIKITNAILTDLYDEQKNVVNVKVKDDIKSLMLMRDADTDVLKFLD; encoded by the coding sequence ATGAAAAAATCTGGATTTTTAGCAGTACTCATTTTTGCTTGTCTTTCTTTAAGTGCTATTTCCCATAAATTCTATTTAAGTGTCACTGAAATCGAATATAAAGAAGAACAGAAGGATCTACAGATCATTTCTAAAGTGTTTATTGATGATTTCCAAAACGTTTTAGAAAAACGATATGGAGAATCAATAAGTTTATCGGTAGAAGCAGAAGAAGGACATGTAAAAGAATTGATTCAGAAATATTTAAAGTCTAAACTTCAAATTTCAGTAAACGGAAAATCTATACCATTGCATTACTTGGGTAAGAAATACGATAAAGATCAACTGATTCTGTTTATAGAAGGCGAAAATGTCGAAGCCTTCAATTCAATAAAAATTACCAATGCCATTCTTACAGATTTGTATGATGAACAAAAGAATGTGGTAAATGTAAAGGTGAAAGATGATATTAAAAGTCTCATGCTAATGAGAGATGCCGATACCGATGTGTTAAAATTTCTCGATTAA
- a CDS encoding M1 family metallopeptidase: MKTIKLICSAFLMFAITGVNAQEEQQETPKPQGHTNQNKFRQLYQEFRDPSMYRTASGAPGEAYYQNEADYQMEIVLDDENTKLSGEEIITYHNNSKNKLEYLWMQLDQNIRKKDAPALEKGSSGMAPVAQPGRFADQYLKEPFDGGFNIEEVKADGDKISYTINNTMMRIDLPEPLEAGESFTFSVKWWYNVNNHVTNRARSGYEQFEDGNRAYEIAQFFPRMAVYNDVEGWQNMQFWGSGEFALPFGDYEVSITVPADHVMEATGELQNRDDVYTKDMMKRFKKAKKSYDEPVIIRTQEEAVEASKGFDKKTKTWTYKAEMVRDFAFATSRRFILDMMAVKMNDDSDVMAVSIYPKEGNPLWEKWSTRVVASTLESYSDHTFIYPYHKAVSVHAKNQGMEYPMICWNYGRPDENGEYSDRVKYGMIGVIIHEVGHNFFPMIVNSDERQWGWMDEGINTFVQYLAEQEFGERYPEAIEGYDKYPSRRGIPANIVPYMKGNQDFIAPIMANPEEVFQLGNNAYGKPATALNILRETVMGRELFDHAFHTYSQRWMFKHPTPEDFFRTMEDASAVDLDWFWRGWFYTTDYTDIGVADVKKYYVTDKQTKEGLELLERYGANPEEIDAIYVVEEGNEEFEEIMKGKSILENSEKLNAYVMDNFSAEERNSLEVPKYFYQVTFNKPGGLVMPIIVELTYADGSTEMKRYPVQVWMKNDSEVVKTIASNKEITKVVVDPDLETADVDLSNNSWPKEETPNEFEKFKNKTDG, encoded by the coding sequence ATGAAAACAATCAAACTGATATGTTCAGCGTTTTTAATGTTTGCTATTACAGGAGTGAACGCCCAGGAAGAGCAACAAGAAACCCCAAAACCGCAGGGACATACTAACCAAAACAAATTTAGACAACTATACCAGGAGTTTAGAGATCCAAGTATGTATCGTACTGCATCTGGAGCACCTGGCGAAGCCTATTATCAAAACGAAGCCGACTATCAAATGGAGATCGTTTTAGATGATGAAAATACAAAGCTAAGCGGAGAAGAAATTATAACCTACCACAATAATTCGAAAAACAAATTAGAATATTTATGGATGCAATTAGATCAAAACATCCGTAAAAAAGACGCTCCAGCTTTAGAAAAAGGATCTAGCGGCATGGCGCCCGTTGCGCAGCCTGGTCGTTTTGCTGATCAATATTTAAAAGAACCTTTTGATGGAGGTTTTAATATCGAAGAGGTGAAAGCAGATGGTGATAAAATTTCTTACACTATTAATAATACCATGATGCGTATCGATCTTCCTGAACCTTTAGAGGCTGGGGAGAGTTTTACGTTCAGCGTAAAATGGTGGTATAATGTAAATAATCACGTAACCAATAGAGCTCGTTCTGGTTATGAGCAATTCGAGGATGGAAACAGAGCTTACGAAATTGCACAGTTTTTCCCAAGGATGGCTGTTTATAACGATGTTGAAGGATGGCAAAATATGCAGTTTTGGGGTAGTGGAGAATTTGCGCTGCCGTTCGGGGATTACGAAGTAAGTATTACCGTTCCTGCAGATCACGTGATGGAAGCAACAGGAGAACTTCAAAATCGTGACGATGTCTATACCAAAGACATGATGAAGCGTTTTAAGAAAGCAAAAAAATCTTACGATGAGCCTGTTATTATTAGAACTCAGGAGGAAGCAGTAGAGGCTTCTAAAGGTTTTGATAAGAAAACAAAAACTTGGACGTACAAAGCCGAGATGGTTAGAGATTTTGCTTTCGCAACATCAAGAAGATTTATCTTAGATATGATGGCTGTTAAAATGAATGATGACAGCGATGTAATGGCAGTATCAATTTACCCAAAAGAAGGAAATCCACTTTGGGAAAAATGGTCTACAAGAGTAGTAGCTTCTACATTAGAGAGCTATTCAGATCATACGTTTATTTACCCTTATCACAAAGCTGTATCTGTACATGCTAAGAATCAGGGGATGGAATATCCTATGATTTGTTGGAACTACGGTCGTCCAGACGAAAATGGAGAATATAGCGACCGTGTAAAATACGGAATGATAGGAGTTATTATTCACGAAGTTGGTCATAACTTCTTCCCAATGATCGTAAATAGTGATGAGCGCCAATGGGGATGGATGGACGAAGGTATTAATACTTTTGTACAATATTTAGCCGAGCAGGAATTTGGAGAACGCTATCCAGAAGCTATCGAAGGTTACGATAAATACCCTTCGCGTCGTGGTATTCCCGCTAATATTGTCCCTTATATGAAAGGGAATCAGGATTTTATTGCGCCAATTATGGCAAATCCAGAAGAGGTTTTTCAATTAGGAAATAACGCTTACGGTAAGCCAGCAACAGCACTTAATATTTTGCGAGAAACAGTAATGGGACGTGAGTTATTTGATCATGCTTTCCATACCTATTCTCAAAGATGGATGTTTAAACATCCAACTCCAGAAGATTTCTTTAGAACTATGGAAGATGCTTCAGCAGTCGATTTAGATTGGTTTTGGAGAGGATGGTTCTACACTACAGATTATACAGATATCGGAGTAGCAGATGTGAAAAAATACTACGTTACCGATAAGCAGACAAAAGAAGGGCTAGAACTTTTAGAGCGTTATGGTGCAAATCCTGAGGAAATTGATGCGATCTATGTAGTTGAAGAGGGAAACGAAGAGTTTGAAGAAATTATGAAAGGAAAAAGCATTTTAGAAAATTCTGAAAAGCTTAATGCTTATGTAATGGATAACTTTTCAGCAGAAGAGCGTAATAGTCTTGAAGTTCCAAAATATTTTTATCAGGTTACATTCAATAAGCCAGGTGGTTTAGTAATGCCGATAATTGTAGAACTTACATATGCCGATGGTTCTACTGAAATGAAAAGATATCCTGTACAGGTTTGGATGAAAAATGATAGCGAGGTAGTAAAAACTATCGCTTCTAATAAAGAAATTACCAAAGTAGTGGTAGATCCAGATTTAGAAACAGCAGATGTGGATTTAAGCAATAATAGCTGGCCAAAAGAAGAAACTCCTAACGAGTTTGAAAAGTTTAAAAATAAAACTGACGGATAG
- a CDS encoding Sec-independent protein translocase subunit TatA/TatB: MTTLPLFISGAEIGFIIFILVMVFGADKIPDIARGMGKGMRMLRNASDDIKSEITKSADKQGIDTKGITNDVKGEIDKVKDDIDEITGSVRRKF; encoded by the coding sequence ATGACTACACTTCCGTTATTTATTAGTGGCGCAGAGATTGGATTTATCATCTTTATTTTAGTGATGGTATTTGGTGCAGACAAAATTCCTGATATTGCTCGTGGAATGGGTAAAGGAATGCGGATGTTGCGAAACGCATCAGATGATATTAAATCTGAAATCACTAAAAGCGCAGATAAGCAGGGAATAGATACTAAAGGCATCACTAACGATGTGAAAGGTGAAATCGATAAGGTTAAAGACGATATCGATGAGATCACCGGCTCTGTAAGACGTAAATTCTAA
- a CDS encoding phosphatase PAP2 family protein: MFDQLKQWDRELFVYLNGLGIEDYDNFWIWFTQIRHWIPLYILFFVLFFLAFHKKKAIYSSVFLLLSWAATFGLTSLTKHLVSRMRPNNNPEINQIIRILQEPTNFSFFSGHTSSAFVLATFVILVLRKTYKWIWLLYIWAIMLSLSRIFVGVHYPGDLFVGGLVGVLMAWIFYKIYLKYEYRFY, encoded by the coding sequence ATGTTCGATCAACTAAAACAGTGGGATAGAGAGTTATTTGTATATCTCAATGGTTTAGGAATTGAAGATTACGACAATTTCTGGATTTGGTTTACCCAAATTAGACATTGGATCCCTTTATATATCCTATTTTTCGTTTTATTCTTTTTAGCGTTTCATAAAAAGAAAGCTATTTATTCTTCTGTATTTCTATTACTATCGTGGGCTGCTACTTTTGGTCTTACTTCTTTGACTAAACATTTGGTAAGTAGAATGCGGCCTAATAATAATCCTGAGATTAATCAAATAATAAGAATACTTCAGGAACCCACTAATTTTAGTTTTTTTTCAGGGCATACCTCTTCGGCATTTGTATTGGCAACTTTTGTAATACTGGTGCTGCGTAAAACCTATAAATGGATTTGGTTGCTCTATATCTGGGCAATAATGCTTTCACTTAGCCGAATTTTTGTAGGCGTGCATTATCCCGGTGACCTTTTTGTAGGAGGATTGGTAGGTGTACTTATGGCCTGGATCTTCTATAAAATCTACTTGAAATACGAATATCGATTTTATTAA
- a CDS encoding O-methyltransferase, which translates to MEFLSESIIEYCENHSEKEPDYLAKLNRETHQKVLQPRMLSGHYQGRLLSLISKLVNPKHILEIGTYTGYSALCLAEGLQAKGILHTIDINEELFDFQQKYFQESAFKDQIIQHLGDATAIIPQLDLSFDLVFIDADKPNYPKYFEIIMEKMNPGGLILSDNVLWSGKVLEEVKKNDTSTEALLKYNKMLAEDERVETVVLPLRDGLTLSRVKN; encoded by the coding sequence ATGGAGTTTTTGTCTGAAAGTATAATCGAGTATTGCGAGAATCATTCTGAAAAAGAACCAGACTACTTAGCAAAACTGAATAGAGAAACTCATCAAAAAGTCTTGCAACCTCGAATGCTTAGCGGGCATTATCAGGGCCGTTTACTGAGTTTAATATCCAAATTGGTAAATCCTAAGCACATTTTGGAGATCGGCACCTACACAGGTTATTCAGCGCTTTGTTTAGCGGAAGGACTTCAGGCTAAGGGGATACTTCATACCATAGATATTAACGAAGAGCTTTTTGACTTTCAGCAGAAATATTTTCAGGAATCAGCATTTAAAGATCAAATTATTCAGCATCTAGGCGATGCGACTGCTATAATACCACAATTAGACCTCAGCTTCGATCTTGTTTTTATCGATGCAGACAAGCCAAATTATCCAAAATACTTTGAAATTATTATGGAGAAAATGAATCCGGGCGGATTGATCTTATCTGATAATGTCTTGTGGAGTGGTAAAGTTTTAGAAGAAGTGAAAAAGAATGATACTTCTACGGAAGCATTACTGAAATATAATAAAATGCTTGCTGAAGACGAGCGTGTTGAAACGGTGGTTTTACCGCTTCGTGATGGACTTACTTTAAGTCGGGTTAAAAATTAA
- the kynU gene encoding kynureninase: MQFENSRAFAQQLDQEDPLREYRNEFIFPQINGKDAIYFTGNSLGLQPKSAQTYVNDIMTDWGNLAVEGHFQAEKPWWDYHERFAEKLSKVVGAKPKEISVMNTLTVNLHLMMVSFYRPTAKRYKIICEEKAFPSDQYMISSQVRFHGYDPSDAIVELKKRDGEHNFRTEDILAKIEEVGEECALVLIGGVNYYTGQVFDMKSITEAGHKVGAFVGWDLAHAAGNIELKLHEWKVDFAAWCSYKYMNSGPGNASGCFVNEQYHNQKDIPRFEGWWGHNKERRFLMEPEFQPEDGADAWQISNAPVLALAPYLASLEMFDEVGMDALLQKRDKIVAYLEFILHEIDKEVDSSFEVITPANQKERGTQLSVFLHGQGKELFNYLMENGVIPDWREPNVIRLAPAPFYCSYEDMYEFGQILKRGILEK; the protein is encoded by the coding sequence ATGCAATTTGAAAATTCCCGGGCATTTGCTCAACAACTAGATCAAGAAGATCCCTTAAGAGAGTATCGTAATGAATTTATTTTTCCGCAGATAAATGGCAAAGATGCTATTTATTTTACCGGTAATTCTTTGGGATTACAGCCAAAATCAGCGCAAACTTATGTGAACGACATCATGACTGATTGGGGGAATCTGGCAGTTGAAGGTCATTTTCAGGCAGAAAAACCATGGTGGGATTATCATGAGCGTTTTGCTGAAAAACTTTCTAAAGTGGTTGGAGCAAAGCCGAAAGAGATTTCGGTAATGAATACTTTAACGGTGAATTTGCACTTAATGATGGTGTCGTTTTATCGTCCCACAGCAAAGCGATATAAGATTATTTGCGAGGAAAAAGCTTTTCCAAGCGATCAATATATGATTTCTAGTCAGGTTCGCTTTCACGGTTATGATCCATCTGATGCTATTGTTGAATTAAAAAAACGCGACGGCGAGCATAACTTTAGAACCGAAGATATTCTAGCTAAAATTGAGGAAGTAGGAGAGGAGTGTGCTTTGGTTTTAATTGGTGGCGTAAATTATTATACCGGGCAGGTTTTTGATATGAAATCTATTACGGAAGCAGGACATAAAGTTGGCGCTTTCGTTGGATGGGATTTGGCCCATGCAGCCGGTAATATTGAATTGAAATTGCATGAATGGAAGGTTGATTTTGCTGCTTGGTGTAGTTATAAATACATGAATAGCGGTCCTGGTAATGCATCGGGTTGTTTTGTAAATGAACAATATCATAATCAAAAAGATATTCCAAGATTTGAAGGTTGGTGGGGACATAACAAAGAACGGCGCTTTTTAATGGAGCCTGAATTTCAGCCAGAAGATGGCGCAGATGCATGGCAAATTAGTAATGCTCCCGTGCTGGCATTAGCACCATATTTGGCTTCTTTAGAAATGTTTGATGAGGTAGGAATGGATGCACTACTTCAAAAACGTGACAAAATTGTGGCTTACTTAGAATTTATATTGCACGAAATCGACAAGGAAGTTGACAGTTCTTTTGAAGTTATCACACCGGCGAATCAGAAAGAACGAGGTACGCAGTTATCTGTTTTTCTACATGGGCAGGGCAAAGAACTTTTTAATTATTTGATGGAAAACGGAGTAATACCAGATTGGCGCGAGCCTAATGTAATTCGGTTAGCACCGGCGCCTTTTTACTGCTCTTATGAAGATATGTACGAGTTTGGACAAATATTAAAAAGAGGAATTTTAGAGAAATAG
- a CDS encoding leucine-rich repeat domain-containing protein translates to MKDLSKIKDESLKAVIANTKANDLESIIELNARDKRIENLDGIQYLSNLRKVKLGRNSIKDISPLSELSNLTGVFLENNLIKEITPLKKLKSLPALNISNNQISNAESFTAKHKITWLDLSNNFIEDAEYLSRCEFLTTLNLSSNNIEGFNDFHSHDRLRHLNISDNKIEGEVRIKSMQRLRSLDISNNYISNLICEEIHPKLQQLDVSSNSINELSFLRSFANLTSFVASDNLINSTNEISSLIQLRILYLWHTGIKNVTGLEQLKNLEELGIADNNIESILNLKELKKIKLLLIGGNHKIASEEIQLFKTIVEEDFRSPDWKEL, encoded by the coding sequence ATGAAAGATTTATCAAAAATAAAGGATGAAAGTCTTAAAGCGGTTATTGCTAATACTAAGGCTAACGATTTAGAATCTATCATAGAACTGAACGCTAGAGATAAGAGAATTGAAAATTTGGACGGGATACAATACCTTTCGAATTTACGCAAGGTAAAACTGGGGCGAAATAGCATTAAAGATATTTCTCCACTATCAGAATTGTCAAATCTTACCGGGGTTTTCTTGGAAAATAATTTAATAAAGGAAATAACACCGCTAAAAAAACTGAAGAGTTTACCTGCATTAAATATTAGTAATAATCAAATTTCAAACGCAGAAAGCTTTACAGCTAAACATAAAATTACATGGTTAGATTTAAGTAATAATTTTATTGAAGATGCTGAGTATTTGAGTAGGTGCGAGTTTCTTACTACTCTTAATTTGAGCAGTAATAATATAGAGGGTTTTAATGATTTTCACTCTCATGATCGGCTGCGACATCTTAATATTTCAGATAATAAAATAGAGGGAGAGGTTAGAATAAAGTCGATGCAGCGATTAAGGAGTTTGGATATATCTAACAATTATATATCGAATTTAATATGTGAGGAAATACATCCCAAATTACAGCAGTTAGATGTTTCTTCTAATTCGATAAATGAGTTATCTTTTTTGAGGTCTTTTGCAAATCTCACAAGTTTTGTGGCTTCAGATAATTTAATAAATAGTACAAATGAAATATCGAGTTTGATTCAGCTTAGAATATTGTACTTATGGCATACAGGAATTAAAAATGTAACCGGATTAGAGCAGTTGAAAAATCTAGAGGAATTGGGAATTGCAGATAACAATATTGAGAGCATCCTTAACCTGAAAGAACTAAAAAAAATAAAATTATTGCTAATTGGTGGTAATCATAAAATAGCTTCGGAAGAAATTCAACTTTTTAAAACTATAGTTGAAGAAGATTTTAGATCTCCAGACTGGAAAGAGTTATAG
- a CDS encoding lmo0937 family membrane protein — translation MRDLIWLIIVLLVIGWLIGYFAFPDLGSIIHILIVIAVILILYKLLTGRKL, via the coding sequence ATGAGAGATTTAATTTGGCTAATTATTGTGTTACTAGTTATAGGATGGCTTATAGGTTATTTTGCATTTCCAGATTTAGGAAGCATCATACATATCCTAATTGTTATTGCTGTAATCTTGATATTGTATAAACTACTCACAGGACGTAAGTTATAA
- a CDS encoding cryptochrome/photolyase family protein, whose amino-acid sequence MAATLKRLRLILGDQLNHQHSWFKEEQENTTYVFMEMRQETDYTVHHIQKIVGFFLAMRNFAEYLRERDHDVIYYHINDNGNQQDLAKNIERLIAEKDIEQFEYQLPDEYRLDEQLKEICESLSIDSEVYNTEHFLTKRNDLENFYKGKKQMTMEYFYRDMRKKYDIMMATRNDPEGGKWNFDKSNRKKWKGSPEIPHERGFRKDISALLEEIEEAEIKTMGNINGKSFNWPTSREDSLSVLNYFCKNLLVHFGDFQDALHTDKAYLFHSRLSFCMNTKMLSPKEVIDSVVGYYYDHTEEIDISQVEGFVRQILGWREYMRGIYWLKMPGYRRSNKLDNQNKLPDFYWDGNTKMNCLHHAVTQSLDNAYAHHIQRLMITGNYALLTQCHPDEVDAWYLGIYIDAIEWVEITNTRGMSQFADGGIVATKPYVSSGSYINKMSNYCKSCHYSVSKKTEEDACPFNSLYWNFLDDKKEYFKDNQRMNMMMSLLEKKSPEELSNIKERASKIIKNPSLF is encoded by the coding sequence ATGGCTGCAACATTAAAAAGACTACGATTAATTTTAGGCGATCAGTTAAATCATCAACACAGCTGGTTTAAAGAAGAGCAGGAAAACACTACTTATGTTTTTATGGAAATGCGCCAAGAAACAGATTATACAGTGCATCATATCCAGAAAATAGTGGGTTTCTTTTTAGCGATGCGCAATTTTGCTGAATATCTTAGAGAACGTGATCACGATGTTATTTACTATCATATTAACGATAACGGTAATCAGCAAGACTTAGCGAAAAACATCGAGCGACTTATTGCTGAAAAAGATATCGAACAGTTCGAATATCAATTACCAGATGAATATCGACTTGATGAACAGTTGAAGGAAATCTGCGAGTCACTTTCTATAGATTCTGAAGTTTACAATACCGAGCATTTTCTAACCAAACGAAACGATCTCGAAAACTTTTATAAAGGTAAAAAGCAGATGACGATGGAATATTTTTACCGCGATATGCGGAAGAAATATGATATCATGATGGCTACCAGGAACGATCCCGAAGGCGGAAAATGGAACTTTGATAAGTCGAACCGTAAGAAATGGAAAGGCTCTCCCGAAATTCCGCATGAACGTGGTTTTAGAAAAGATATTTCGGCTTTGCTAGAAGAAATCGAAGAAGCCGAAATCAAAACGATGGGAAACATCAACGGGAAAAGCTTCAACTGGCCAACGTCTAGAGAAGATAGTTTGTCGGTGCTTAATTATTTCTGCAAAAATCTACTGGTTCATTTTGGGGATTTTCAAGATGCGTTGCATACCGATAAAGCTTATCTTTTTCACTCTCGGCTTTCGTTCTGCATGAATACAAAAATGCTAAGTCCAAAAGAGGTTATCGATTCGGTTGTTGGATATTATTATGATCATACCGAAGAAATTGATATTTCCCAGGTTGAAGGTTTTGTTAGGCAAATATTAGGTTGGCGCGAATATATGCGAGGCATTTATTGGTTAAAAATGCCTGGATATCGCAGAAGTAATAAGCTAGACAATCAGAATAAATTACCCGATTTTTACTGGGATGGCAATACAAAGATGAATTGCTTGCATCATGCAGTAACGCAGAGTTTAGATAATGCATACGCGCACCATATTCAGCGTTTAATGATTACCGGAAATTATGCTTTACTCACGCAATGCCACCCCGATGAAGTTGACGCCTGGTATTTGGGAATTTATATTGATGCGATTGAATGGGTAGAAATTACGAATACTCGAGGTATGAGCCAGTTTGCCGATGGCGGAATTGTGGCTACAAAACCTTATGTTTCTAGCGGAAGCTATATTAATAAGATGAGTAACTATTGCAAAAGTTGCCATTACAGCGTAAGCAAAAAAACCGAAGAAGATGCCTGCCCTTTTAATAGCCTGTACTGGAATTTTCTGGATGACAAAAAAGAGTACTTCAAAGACAATCAGCGAATGAATATGATGATGAGTTTATTAGAAAAAAAATCGCCTGAAGAATTAAGCAATATCAAGGAACGCGCTTCTAAAATTATTAAAAACCCATCACTATTTTAA
- a CDS encoding DASH family cryptochrome, protein MSTGLIWFENNLRIKDNEALAEACKSHDRTIAIYCFDPRKFEITKYGFPKTGKFRAKFLLESITQLQQNLEKLNISLLIFQKKPEDIIPEIVENHKVEVIYFQKEWTSEEKEVIEAVRNKLPNTEFRSFYSQFLFHPEDIPYEDFSKIPKVYTEFRKKCEKQVDVRDEIEIPQQKSENNLLENTSEIPNLSDLGLEEFQQDSRTAFPFEGGEDEAWKRIQEYFWNTKNLSAYKQTRNGLLGKDYSSKLSAWLANGSISAVSIYHEVKKFEKEVTKNQDTYWLIFELIWRDFFKYISLKHGNSIFKLGGILDKKLEWNFDNIALEKWMEGKTKEAFVDANMKEIAATGFMSNRGRQNVNSYWAKQLKQDWRAGAAYFESMLIDYDVHSNWGNWMYNSGVGNDPRDRKFNIKSQADRYDPNKEHQDTWLQH, encoded by the coding sequence ATGAGTACAGGATTAATCTGGTTTGAAAATAACCTGAGAATAAAAGATAACGAAGCTTTAGCTGAAGCTTGTAAAAGTCATGATCGCACAATTGCTATTTATTGCTTTGATCCCAGAAAATTTGAAATTACCAAATATGGTTTTCCAAAAACCGGAAAATTTAGAGCAAAATTTTTACTTGAAAGTATTACGCAACTTCAGCAGAATCTTGAAAAACTAAATATTAGCCTTCTCATCTTTCAGAAAAAGCCAGAAGATATTATTCCTGAAATTGTCGAAAATCATAAAGTTGAGGTAATTTATTTTCAGAAAGAATGGACTTCCGAAGAAAAAGAAGTTATCGAAGCGGTAAGAAATAAACTTCCTAATACCGAATTTCGATCTTTTTATAGTCAGTTTTTATTTCATCCTGAAGATATACCCTACGAGGATTTTAGTAAGATCCCGAAAGTGTATACTGAGTTTCGGAAAAAATGCGAGAAACAGGTTGATGTTAGAGATGAAATTGAAATTCCGCAGCAAAAATCTGAAAACAATCTTTTAGAAAACACTTCAGAAATCCCGAATCTTAGTGATCTGGGACTTGAAGAATTTCAGCAGGACTCTAGAACTGCATTTCCTTTTGAAGGTGGCGAAGACGAAGCGTGGAAAAGAATTCAGGAGTATTTTTGGAATACTAAAAACCTTTCAGCATATAAACAAACTCGAAACGGACTGCTGGGTAAAGACTATAGTTCTAAACTTTCTGCCTGGTTGGCAAACGGAAGTATTTCCGCAGTAAGTATTTATCACGAGGTAAAGAAATTTGAGAAAGAAGTCACTAAAAATCAAGATACCTATTGGTTGATCTTTGAGCTTATTTGGAGAGATTTTTTCAAATATATTTCGCTAAAACATGGGAATTCCATTTTTAAACTTGGAGGTATTTTAGACAAAAAATTAGAATGGAATTTCGACAATATCGCTTTAGAAAAATGGATGGAAGGTAAAACTAAAGAAGCTTTTGTAGATGCCAATATGAAAGAAATTGCCGCCACCGGATTTATGAGTAATCGTGGTCGGCAAAATGTAAATAGCTATTGGGCGAAACAATTAAAACAGGATTGGCGTGCGGGAGCGGCTTATTTTGAAAGTATGTTGATTGATTACGATGTGCATAGCAATTGGGGAAATTGGATGTACAATAGCGGTGTTGGGAACGATCCTCGCGATAGAAAATTTAATATTAAATCTCAAGCAGATCGTTACGATCCAAACAAAGAACATCAGGATACATGGCTGCAACATTAA
- a CDS encoding DUF2256 domain-containing protein: MKNVSKENLPHKICPVCNRPFSWRKKWAKDWENVVYCSEKCRRNKAK; encoded by the coding sequence TTGAAGAATGTAAGCAAAGAAAATCTCCCACATAAGATTTGCCCTGTTTGCAATCGCCCATTTTCATGGCGAAAAAAATGGGCTAAAGATTGGGAAAATGTAGTGTATTGCAGTGAAAAATGTCGCAGAAATAAAGCAAAATAA
- a CDS encoding flavin reductase family protein — protein sequence MKHVSAKEIESMEKIFRLNLVNSITGYKSANLIATKSKDKGVNVAVFSSITHLGSDPALLGFITRPDTVPRNTYKNIKDNKYFTVNHIHQDMIAKAHQTAAKYDEEVSEFTKTGLQEEYLDGFFAPYVKQCAVKIGCEYVNEYKIEENGTALVVGAIKHVYFDESIQTPDGWLRLEDAGTVAINGLDGYALPTLLDRFHYARPGQEIKSFFDQNNSED from the coding sequence ATGAAACATGTTAGCGCAAAAGAAATCGAGAGCATGGAAAAAATCTTTCGATTAAATCTTGTAAATAGTATCACCGGCTACAAAAGTGCCAATCTTATCGCCACTAAATCCAAGGACAAAGGAGTCAACGTTGCAGTTTTTAGTTCGATTACCCATTTGGGAAGCGATCCTGCTTTGCTGGGATTTATTACACGACCAGACACTGTCCCTAGAAATACCTACAAAAATATTAAAGACAATAAGTATTTTACGGTAAATCATATCCATCAAGACATGATCGCTAAAGCGCACCAGACTGCTGCGAAATATGATGAAGAAGTTTCTGAATTCACCAAAACGGGCTTACAAGAAGAATATTTAGATGGATTTTTTGCGCCTTACGTAAAACAATGTGCTGTTAAGATTGGATGCGAATATGTAAATGAATATAAAATCGAAGAAAACGGAACTGCACTAGTTGTTGGCGCAATTAAACATGTTTATTTTGATGAAAGTATCCAGACTCCAGATGGATGGTTACGATTAGAGGATGCAGGTACTGTTGCTATAAATGGTCTCGATGGTTACGCCCTGCCAACGCTTTTAGACAGATTTCATTATGCAAGACCAGGACAAGAAATTAAAAGCTTTTTTGATCAAAATAATAGTGAAGATTGA